From a region of the Oryza sativa Japonica Group chromosome 6, ASM3414082v1 genome:
- the LOC9266746 gene encoding uncharacterized protein translates to MASRTAGRERDPCEDEEVRVYSDSRGYFASGGRDVDVGPFPTSDELYAALDHHYHLRSKPCDPAPLPTQCEGLLRGASEPESAQALQEPDVLSVGELLGAIALKEPIISSPSSSPQAVPEDNIDAVPSGCCLSSSPGSVIWVHKPPEGRRGSYHIRMDRSGLFHTYPDMGGPFLSLNEAQDAFTSHLNILYPPLKFEERDGESIVDMMVRKILYFPDGTRRRYSKSQVTQDVHNDMRQLARVILDMYNDDHSLLGGLAYELKDVIHFQPIMESCTWFDHLNFTALTKGDNELDYQIHLFFAELMCLVGQKDYIVTCCCALKSDDNGNCYNCKLQNVNLKHPNDTNQYAGGHEYLCGIYDTEEMSESEDEEKEEQRIRKLYEDLEEPGLHEKLFGDVEETGLQEELFG, encoded by the exons ATGGCGTCCAGGACAGCAGGGCGGGAGCGGGACCCGTGTGAGGATGAGGAGGTACGAGTGTACAGCGATTCTCGTGGGTATTTCGCCTCCGGGGGGCGCGATGTTGATGTCGGGCCGTTCCCAACCTCCGATGAACTCTACGCCGCACTCGACCACCACTATCACCTCCGGTCGAAGCCCTGTGATCCAGCCCCGCTGCCGACACA GTGTGAGGGCCTTTTGAGAGGTGCATCTGAGCCTGAATCTGCACAGGCACTGCAGGAACCAGATGTTTTGTCCGTGGGGGAGCTTCTTGGCGCTATAGCATTGAAAGAACCAATTATTTCCAgtccctcttcctccccacaGGCAGTACCAGAAGACAACATTGACGCTGTACCATCAGGGTGCTGCCTTTCCTCATCCCCTGGGTCAGTCATTTGGGTTCACAAACCTCCTGAAGGCCGCCGCGGGTCATACCACATTCGAATGGATCGTAGTGGGCTGTTCCACACGTATCCTGATATGGGTGGTCCATTTCTCAGCTTAAATGAAGCTCAAGACGCTTTCACTAGCCATCTTAACATCCTATATCCTCCATTAAA GTTTGAGGAGCGGGATGGGGAGTCTATTGTGGACATGATGGTACGCAAAATCCTTTATTTTCCTGATGGAACTAGGAGGAGGTACTCCAAATCACAAGTAACGCAGGATGTGCATAATGATATGCGCCAATTGGCTCGGGTGATATTAGACATGTATAATGACGATCACAGTCTTTTAGGG GGTCTTGCATACGAGCTCAAAGATGTCATTCACTTTCAACCAATTATGGAGAGCTGTACGTGGTTTGACCATTTAAATTTCACGGCATTGACCAAAGGAGATAATGAATTGGATTATCAAATTCATCTGTTCTTTGCTGAATTGATGTGTTTGGTAGGACAAAAGGATTATATTGTCACTTGTTGCTGTGCACTTAAATCTGATGACAATG GTAATTGCTATAACTGCAAGCTTCAGAATGTTAATTTGAAGCACCCAAATGATACTAACCAATATGCTGGTGGACATGAGTATCTTTGTGGAATTTATGACACCGAAGAGATGAGCGAGTCTGAAGAT GAAGAAAAAGAGGAGCAGAGGATAAGAAAACTTTACGAG GATCTTGAGGAACCAGGTTTGCATGAAAAACTTTTTGGTGATGTAGAGGAAACAGGTTTACAGGAAGAACTTTTTGGTTGA
- the LOC9272651 gene encoding uncharacterized protein has translation MASRRAGRERDPCADGVSRSPFTDEDVRVYSDSRGYFSSGGRDDDAGPFPTSDELYHHYRPRTTPSDPVPPPLSSQCSYPESAHALQEPDVLSLGKLLDATTLKESITCSPSSSPQAVSKDTINSSPSVRCLSSPGSIIWVREPPEDRLGVYHIRMDRSGSFHMYPDLGGPFQSLNEAQDAISSHLNRIYPPVKFQERPGESYVDRMIREKLYWPDGTRKKCSKAQAFENVKNMMNQLAKVILDMYNDDQNFLEDLSYELKEVVSFEPIFESHRWFDHINFTANTKGSKGLDRDHLFFAEAMSLEGQKDYVVTCCSLISSNDNGNCYTCKFGNRSMKHPNDVNSYVGGHCYITGIYDTEVSSDSEEDEDAEEQRLRKMYQDLDDPGVWEELFD, from the exons ATGGCGTCCAGGAGAGCAGGGCGGGAGCGGGACCCATGTGCGGATGGGGTATCCCGATCCCCCTTCACGGATGAGGACGTACGAGTGTACAGCGATTCTCGTGGGTATTTCTCCTCCGGGGGGCGCGATGATGATGCCGGGCCATTCCCAACCTCCGATGAACTCTACCACCACTATCGCCCCCGGACGACGCCCAGTGATCCAGTCCCGCCGCCGCTTTCTTCACA GTGCTCTTATCCTGAATCTGCACATGCACTGCAAGAACCAGATGTTTTGTCCTTGGGAAAGCTTCTTGATGCTACAACATTGAAAGAATCAATCACTTGCAGTCCCTCTTCCTCCCCGCAGGCCGTATCAAAAGACACCATCAACTCTTCACCATCAGTCCGTTGCCTTTCCTCCCCTGGGTCAATCATTTGGGTTCGGGAACCTCCTGAAGACCGCCTTGGGGTATACCACATTCGGATGGATCGTAGTGGGTCATTCCACATGTATCCTGATCTGGGTGGTCCATTTCAGAGCTTGAATGAAGCTCAAGATGCTATCAGCAGCCATCTTAACAGGATTTATCCACCAGTAAA GTTCCAAGAGCGACCTGGGGAGTCATATGTGGACAGGATGATAAGGGAAAAGCTTTATTGGCCTGATGGCACTAGGAAGAAATGTTCCAAAGCACAGGCATTTGAGAATGTCAAAAATATGATGAATCAACTAGCTAAGGTGATATTAGACATGTATAATGATGATCAAAATTTTTTGGAG GATCTTTCCTATGAGCTTAAAGAGGTCGTTAGCTTCGAACCAATATTTGAGAGTCATAGGTGGTTTGATCATATAAATTTCACTGCAAACACTAAAGGATCTAAAGGGCTAGATCGTGACCATCTATTCTTTGCTGAAGCAATGTCTCTAGAAGGACAAAAGGATTATGTGGTCACTTGCTGCTCTTTGATAAGTTCTAATGACAATG GTAACTGCTATACCTGCAAGTTTGGGAACAGAAGTATGAAGCACCCAAATGATGTCAATTCATATGTTGGCGGCCACTGTTATATCACTGGGATATATGACACTGAAGTGTCGAGTGACTCTGAAGAG GATGAGGATGCAGAGGAACAGAGGTTAAGAAAAATGTATCAG GATCTTGATGATCCAGGTGTATGGGAAGAGCTCTTTGATTGA
- the LOC4340031 gene encoding uncharacterized protein has product MRSRRLPCADAVFRPRFTDEDARACSDSRGHFASGRDPSPPPLLPAQCEDHVGGTSGLADVSSLGDFPGATTLKESTASSPTSSLQAVPDDTIDAPQSGHCLSSSLGSIIWVQKPPHGRPGVYHIRKDRLGSFHTYPDLGGPFQSLNEAEDVISSHINKLYPPVKFEERAGESYVDMIIRKALYWPDGTRKKCSKAEAFQNVNNNMNQLAKVILDMYNDDHNLLEDLAFELKGVINYEPIIESRRWFDHINFTATTKGLNGLDSDHLFFAEAMSLKGEKDYVVTCCSLISSDDNGNCYTCKIGNKSMKHPSDVNSYVGGHCYIKGIYDTIVSSDSEEDEDAEEQRLRKMYQGLDDPGVCEELFD; this is encoded by the exons ATGAGATCACGGCGGCTCCCCTGTGCGGATGCGGTGTTCCGACCCCGCTTCACCGATGAGGACGCACGAGCGTGCAGCGATTCTCGTGGGCATTTCGCCTCAGGACGCgatccatccccgccgccgctgctgccggcaCA GTGTGAGGATCATGTGGGAGGTACCTCTGGTCTTGCAGATGTTTCATCCTTAGGGGACTTTCCTGGTGCTACAACATTGAAAGAATCAACCGCTTCCAGTCCCACTTCCTCCCTACAGGCAGTACCAGATGACACCATTGATGCTCCGCAGTCAGGGCACTGCCTTTCCTCATCCCTTGGCTCAATCATTTGGGTTCAGAAACCTCCTCATGGCCGACCTGGCGTATACCACATTAGAAAGGATCGTTTGGGGTCTTTCCATACGTATCCTGATCTGGGTGGTCCATTTCAGAGCTTGAATGAAGCTGAAGATGTTATCAGTAGCCATATTAACAAGCTGTATCCACCAGTTAA GTTCGAGGAACGAGCTGGGGAATCTTACGTGGACATGATTATAAGGAAAGCACTTTATTGGCCTGATGGCACTAGGAAGAAATGTTCCAAAGCAGAAGCATTTCAGAATGTCAATAATAATATGAATCAACTGGCTAAGGTGATATTAGACATGTATAACGATGACCACAATCTTTTGGAG GATCTTGCTTTTGAGCTCAAAGGTGTCATTAACTATGAACCAATTATTGAAAGTCGTAGGTGGTTTGATCATATTAATTTCACTGCGACTACTAAAGGACTAAATGGGTTGGACAGTGACCATCTATTTTTCGCTGAAGCGATGTCTTTGAAAGGAGAAAAAGATTATGTGGTCACTTGCTGCTCTTTGATAAGTTCTGATGACAATG GTAACTGCTATACCTGCAAGATTGGGAATAAAAGTATGAAGCACCCAAGTGATGTCAATTCATATGTTGGTGGTCACTGTTATATCAAAGGAATATATGACACTATAGTGTCGAGTGACTCTGAAGAG GATGAGGATGCAGAGGAGCAGAGGCTAAGAAAAATGTATCAG GGTCTTGATGATCCAGGTGTATGTGAAGAGCTCTTTGATTGA
- the LOC4340032 gene encoding LRR receptor kinase SERK2-like yields the protein MAASSAQLIFLLLLAVLAAASSRNDEEARALMALKESLDPAGRVLGSWARSGEPCGGSFVGVTCDSGGRVTAISLQGRGLSGTLPPAIAGLRRLTGLYLHYNGIKGAIPREIGSLSELTDLYLDVNHLTGPLPVEIAAMENLQVLQLGYNQLTGSIPPQLGKLNKLAVLALQSNQLTGAIPATLGDLTQLARLDLSFNSLFGSIPSKIAEVPLLEVFDVRNNSLSGSVPAGLRRLNGGFQYVNNKGLCGVGFSLLDLCLSSEDGLKPSKPEPFGPDGTVKTRQVPQSANTDNHCEGSGCSKSSNASVGVLVVGVVAVVIGAAFCGIFAFSYYRRQKQKIGSSLEVSDSRLSTDHYQQKEVCRRSASPLISVEYSNGWDPLSGGGVGSSGEVGDSFRFNLEEVECATQYFSEVNLLGKSGFAATYKGILRDGSVVAVKSLNKTSCKQEESDFLRGLKMLTVLRHENLVGLRGFCCSRGRGECFLVYDYMVNGCLSQYLDVKEGSGANVLDWPTRVSIIRGIAKGVEYMHSKKANKPSVVHQNISAEKILLDHHLTPRLSVPGLHKLLADDVVFSTLKASAAMGYLAPEYATTGRFTEKSDVFAFGIVVLQVITGRRAVSQLKVSTVANDLDSLIDENLNGVFSRTEAAKLAAIAALCTSETASQRPTMEAVVQQLSNCH from the exons atggccgcctcctccgcgcagctcatcttcctcctcctcctcgccgttcTTGCCGCCGCCTCATCGCGCAACGACGAGGAGGCCCGCGCGCTGATGGCGCTCAAGGAGAGCCTGGACCCGGCGGGGCGGGTGCTGGGCTCGTGGGCCCGCTCCGGCGAGCCCTGCGGGGGCTCGTTCGTCGGCGTGACGTGCGACAGCGGCGGCCGCGTGACGGCCATCTCGCTGCAGGGCCGCGGGCTCTCCGGGACCCTCCCTCCGGCGATCGCCGGGCTCCGGCGGCTCACCGGGCTGTACCTCCACTACAACGGCATCAAGGGGGCTATACCCAGGGAGATTGGGAGCCTCTCGGAGCTCACCGACCTTTACCTCGACGTCAACCACCTGACCGGGCCACTGCCCGTGGAGATTGCCGCCATGGAGAATCTCCAAG TTTTGCAGCTGGGTTACAATCAGTTGACAGGCAGCATACCACCCCAGTTAGGCAAGCTCAACAAGCTTGCTGTTCTTGCACTTCAGTCCAACCAGCTGACTGGGGCCATTCCAGCAACACTCGGCGACCTAACACAGCTTGCACGGCTTGATTTGAGCTTCAACAGTCTTTTTGGTTCCATCCCTTCAAAGATTGCTGAGGTTCCATTGCTCGAGGTCTTTGATGttcgcaataattccctttctGGGAGTGTCCCAGCAG GATTGAGAAGACTGAATGGTGGGTTCCAGTATGTGAACAACAAAGGTCTTTGTGGAGTTGGCTTCAGTTTGCTTGATCTTTGTTTGTCATCGGAGGATGGCTTGAAACCTAGTAAACCCGAGCCTTTTGGCCCAGATGGTACTGTCAAGACAAGGCAAGTTCCTCAATCAGCGAATACGGACAATCACTGTGAGGGATCTGGTTGCTCGAAATCTTCGAATGCATCTGTGGGAGTGCTTGTTGTTGGTGTGGTTGCAGTGGTGATTGGCGCCGCATTCTGCGGAATATTTGCATTCTCATATTACCGCCGGCAAAAGCAGAAGATTGGCAGCTCACTGGAGGTTTCTGATAGCAGGCTCAGCACTGACCATTACCAACAGAAGGAAGTTTGCCGAAGAAGTGCTTCCCCACTTATCAGTGTTGAGTACTCGAATGGATGGGACCCTTTGTCTGGTGGAGGCGTTGGGTCATCCGGCGAGGTTGGTGATAGCTTTAGGTTCAACCTTGAGGAGGTTGAATGTGCAACTCAGTACTTTTCTGAGGTTAATTTGCTGGGTAAAAGTGGCTTTGCTGCGACATACAAGGGAATTCTACGAGATGGATCTGTTGTCGCTGTTAAGAGTCTCAACAAGACAAGCTGCAAGCAAGAAGAGTCAGATTTCTTGCGTGGCCTCAAGATGCTCACCGTGCTGCGACATGAGAACCTTGTTGGCTTGAGGGGTTTCTGCTGCTCCAGGGGGAGGGGAGAGTGCTTCCTTGTCTATGATTACATGGTTAATGGTTGCTTGTCACAGTATCTGGATGTTAAGGAGGGTTCTGGTGCTAATGTCCTTGATTGGCCAACAAGAGTTTCCATAATCAGAGGCATTGCAAAAG GAGTTGAGTACATGCACAGTAAGAAAGCTAACAAGCCATCAGTAGTGCACCAGAACATATCGGCCGAGAAGATCCTTCTCGACCACCACTTAACGCCACGCTTGTCGGTCCCAGGGCTGCACAAGCTCCTTGCTGATGATGTTGTCTTCTCGACCCTGAAGGCCAGCGCAGCAATGGGATACCTTGCCCCTGAGTACGCCACTACGGGCCGATTCACTGAGAAGAGTGATGTTTTCGCATTTGGTATCGTCGTTCTCCAAGTCATCACAGGCAGGAGGGCTGTCTCACAGCTGAAGGTCAGCACAGTTGCCAATGACCTTGATAGCCTGATCGATGAGAACCTCAATGGTGTCTTCTCAAGAACTGAGGCAGCTAAGCTTGCTGCCATTGCTGCACTTTGCACAAGCGAGACGGCGAGCCAGCGTCCAACAATGGAAGCTGTGGTTCAGCAACTCAGCAACTGCCACTGA
- the LOC4340033 gene encoding putative transferase At4g12130, mitochondrial, whose amino-acid sequence MTPLARRLLHASSPAAAGGEPGVLACRLASRAVVRFAGPEAGRFLRSLLTNDLLLSSSSQQRYAPTPNAPARAPPPAYAALLTPQGRFLYDLFLYRPPPPSQLLDRTGSAPLTGERPKGNQEDEGEDEPGEVLADVDAAEVDELLACFKRYRLRSKVEIDNVSKEFLCWQRFGRNVEHTGPSTQEPEAQSIGWGQGVDHAAESAAQGNGHGWEWFKDPRLDCLGYRGIFPANTIPPLVESDKEADERHYLLWRIENGVAEGSTEIPKGEAIPLEYNFAGLNAISFEKGCYIGQELIARTHHRGVIRKRLMPLIFEDENGQELKQAVAPGSEVVDKESGKKIGTVNTALGSRGMGLLRLEEALKQNSSLAIKDNRDVRVKAIKPDWWPVEWTQMLEQQSAVA is encoded by the exons ATGacgccgctcgcccgccgcctgctGCACGCGAgctcacccgccgccgccggaggcgaGCCGGGGGTGCTGgcctgccgcctcgcctcccgCGCGGTGGTCCGCTTCGCGGGGCCAGAGGCGGGCCGCTTCCTCCGCTCGCTCCTCACCAACGACCTCctcctctcgtcgtcgtcgcagcagAGGTACGCGCCCACGCCCAACGCGcccgcgcgggcgccgccgccggcgtacgCGGCGCTGCTGACGCCGCAGGGGAGGTTCCTCTACGACCTCTTCCTCTACCGCCCGCCCCCACCGTCGCAGCTGCTCGACCGCACGGGCTCCGCGCCGCTGACCGGGGAGAGGCCcaaggggaaccaggaggatgAGGGGGAGGACGAGCCCGGCGAGGTGCTCGCGgacgtcgacgccgccgaggTCGACGAGCTACTCGCTTGCTTCAAGAG ATATCGGTTAAGATCCAAGGTTGAGATAGACAATGTTAGTAAGGAATTCCTGTGTTGGCAAAGATTTGGACGCAATGTGGAGCATACCGGACCTTCTACTCAAGAACCTGAGGCCCAATCCATTGGATGGGGGCAAGGTGTTGACCATGCTGCCGAGTCAGCTGCACAAGGTAATGGCCATGGTTGGGAGTGGTTCAAAGACCCGAGATTGGATTGCCTTGGTTACAGAGGAATCTTTCCAGCTAATACTATAC CACCGCTAGTTGAGTCTGACAAAGAAGCCGATGAGCGCCATTACTTGCTCTGGCGGATAGAGAATGGAGTTGCAGAAGGCTCAACTGAGATCCCGAAAG GTGAAGCAATTCCGCTTGAGTACAATTTTGCTGGCTTGAATGCAATTTCATTTGAGAAGGGCTGCTATATCGGACAGGAACTTATTGCACGTACACACCATCGTGGTGTCATTAGGAAACGCCTAATGCCATTAATATTTGAAGATGAAAATGGGCAAG AACTCAAGCAGGCTGTTGCTCCAGGCTCAGAAGTCGTGGACAAGGAGTCTGGCAAGAAAATCGGTACAGTTAACACTGCTCTTGGCAGCCGTGGTATGGGCCTGCTGAGACTTGAAGAAGCCCTGAAGCAAAATTCAAGCCTTGCCATCAAGGATAATAGGGATGTGAGAGTTAAGGCGATCAAACCAGACTGGTGGCCGGTTGAGTGGACACAGATGCTTGAGCAGCAAAGTGCTGTTGCTTGA
- the LOC4340034 gene encoding uncharacterized protein — MDRGRNGRDDFFGGRDPFAGFGGFGRQRSLISGVFGGRDPFDDPFFNQPFGSGMHGPSLFGPMGGPFGDIRNDGFLEQAPPRGNGRKLIITELDEEEGENSGRQRQANREPYVQEPDDEMQGGQLQPRRDFNRANEGQPQARTFTYQSSSVTYGGVNGAYYTASKTRRTGSDGITVEESKEADTTTKEATHRISRGIHDKGHSLTRKLKSDGNVDTTQILHNLHEDELAGFEESWKGNARHHLAGLNQNAGTSNNNEPGNRGTSGRGRQSAWGWALPGREQGRDQRRNGERPKSRVIPIS; from the exons ATGGATAGAGGGCGAAATGGAAGAGATGACTTCTTTGGTGGGAGGGACCCGTTTGCCGGATTCGGTGGCTTTGGTCGCCAGAGGAGCTTGATCTCTGGTGTCTTTGGAGGCAGGGATCCTTTCGATGATCCGTTCTTTAATCAGCCATTTGGAAGCGGGATGCACGGTCCTAGCCTTTTTGGGCCAATGGGAGGACCATTTGGAGACATAAGGAATGATGGATTCCTTGAGCAAGCTCCTCCCAGAGGTAATGGCAGGAAGCTTATTATTACTGAGCTtgatgaggaggaaggagagaactCAGGGAGGCAACGCCAAGCAAATCGTGAGCCGTATGTTCAAGAACCAGATGATG AGATGCAAGGGGGCCAACTCCAGCCACGGAGGGATTTCAACAGGGCAAATGAAGGGCAGCCACAAGCTCGTACATTCACATATCAGAGCTCTTCCGTGACTTATGGTGGTGTCAATGGAGCTTACTACACTGCTTCAAAAACTCGAAGGACAGGAAGTGATGGA ATAACTGTGGAAGAAAGCAAGGAAGCTGATACAACGACTAAAGAGGCTACTCATAGAATCTCTCGAGGAATTCATGACAAG GGACATTCACTAACAAGGAAGCTGAAATCGGATGGCAATGTGGACACTACACAGATATTGCACAATCTCCATGAAG ATGAACTAGCTGGGTTCGAGGAATCATGGAAGGGGAATGCTAGGCATCACTTGGCTGGCTTGAACCAAAATGCTGGTACATCTAATAATAATGAACCAG GTAACCGTGGCACCAGTGGACGTGGCAGGCAATCCGCTTGGGGTTGGGCTCTTCCTGGAAGAGAGCAAGGCCGTGATCAAAGACGGAACGGGGAACGACCGAAATCACGTGTCATACCAATCTCCTAA